In the genome of Nymphaea colorata isolate Beijing-Zhang1983 chromosome 9, ASM883128v2, whole genome shotgun sequence, one region contains:
- the LOC116260874 gene encoding F-box protein PP2-A15-like, which produces MGANLTSLTDGNGDSLKPGLRDIPESCVAAVFMYLSPPEICKLARLNRSFRNAASADFVWESKLPANYRFLLAKLFPDPLDSLSKKEIFAVLSRPHPFDAGSKEVWLEKTTGAVCLAVSSKAMSITGIDDRRYWNFILTDESRFHAIAYLQQIWWFEVDGEFEFQFPAGTYSLFFRLQLGKPTKRLGRRVCNFDHVHGWDLKPVRFQVSTSDSQHASCQCFLEDPEKNGNEGITKHIRGSWMNYHVGDFVVSSSNIPTKIKFSMTQIDCTHSKGGLCVDCVLIYPSNFTEKGKYF; this is translated from the exons ATGGGTGCGAACCTGACGAGCCTGACGGACGGCAACGGAGACTCACTGAAGCCGGGACTGAGGGACATCCCGGAGAGCTGCGTCGCCGCCGTGTTCATGTACCTTAGCCCTCCGGAGATCTGCAAGCTCGCCCGCCTCAATCGATCCTTCCGCAACGCCGCCTCCGCCGACTTCGTCTGGGAGTCGAAGCTTCCTGCCAACTACCGCTTCCTCCTGGCCAAGCTCTTCCCCGACCCCCTCGACTCTCTCAGCAAGAAGGAGATCTTCGCCGTCCTCAGCCGCCCCCACCCTTTTGACGCCGGCAGCAAG GAAGTATGGTTGGAGAAGACCACAGGTGCTGTCTGCTTGGCAGTTTCTTCTAAAGCTATGTCAATAACAGGAATTGATGACCGCAGATATTGGAATTTTATACTCACTGATGAATCCAG GTTCCATGCAATTGCATATTTGCAGCAGATTTGGTGGTTTGAAGTAGATGGCGAGTTTGAGTTCCAATTCCCAGCTGGAACATACAGCCTTTTCTTCAGGCTTCAGTTAGGAAAGCCCACAAAGAGACTGGGCCGGCGAGTCTGTAACTTTGATCATGTCCATGGATGGGATCTAAAACCTGTGCGCTTCCAGGTGTCCACATCTGATAGCCAACATGCATCATGCCAGTGCTTTTTAGAAGATCCTGAAAAGAATGGGAATGAGGGGATCACAAAGCACATACGAGGTAGCTGGATGAATTATCATGTGGGTGACTTTGTGGTCAGTTCTTCCAACATTCCCACCAAGATTAAATTTTCAATGACCCAGATTGATTGTACTCACTCTAAAGGTGGTCTCTGCGTGGATTGTGTGTTGATATATCCAAGTAATTTTACTGAGAAGGGAAAATATTTCTAG
- the LOC116261218 gene encoding F-box protein PP2-A13-like yields the protein MGSNISCFTEGDGGPRRPSLGDIPESCIASVYMYMCPPEICRLASLNRSFRGAASADFLWESKLPANYRYLLKKLFLDDLGSRTKKEIYAVLSQPNSFDGGTKKVWLEKATGAVCLSISSKALSITGIEDRRYWNYIPSEESRFHVVAYLQQIWWFEVHGELDFLFPAGTYSLYFRLQLGRPSKKYGWRHCNFDQVHGWDLKPVRFQFSTSDGQHALCQRFLEEPESTRIAACGGSQIRGNWMDHHVGDFVIGNSDLPTKIKFSMIQIDCTHTKGGLCLDSVLIIPTELARRKVC from the exons atGGGTTCGAACATATCGTGCTTCACGGAAGGAGATGGAGGTCCTCGGAGGCCCAGTTTGGGCGACATCCCCGAGAGCTGCATCGCTTCTGTGTACATGTACATGTGTCCGCCGGAAATCTGCAGACTAGCGAGCTTGAACCGGTCGTTCAGAGGCGCGGCGTCCGCTGATTTCTTGTGGGAGTCGAAGTTGCCGGCGAATTATCGTTATCTGCTGAAGAAATTGTTCTTGGATGATTTGGGAAGTCGCACAAAGAAGGAGATTTACGCGGTCCTGTCTCAGCCAAACTCCTTTGATGGCGGCACCAAG AAAGTTTGGCTGGAGAAAGCAACAGGTGCTGTGTGCTTGTCTATCTCTTCAAAGGCGTTGTCAATAACGGGGATTGAGGATCGTAGATACTGGAATTACATTCCTAGCGAGGAATCTAG GTTCCATGTGGTTGCTTACCTTCAGCAAATTTGGTGGtttgaagtccatggagagttAGACTTCTTATTTCCAGCGGGAACATATAGTCTATACTTCAGACTTCAGCTGGGTCGTCCATCCAAAAAATATGGTTGGCGCCACTGTAACTTTGATCAAGTTCATGGCTGGGATCTCAAGCCCGTGAGGTTCCAGTTCTCTACCTCTGATGGCCAGCATGCCCTGTGCCAGCGCTTTCTTGAAGAGCCAGAAAGTACTCGAATTGCAGCATGTGGTGGATCCCAGATACGCGGGAACTGGATGGATCATCACGTGGGTGACTTTGTCATAGGGAACTCCGATTTGCCCACAAAGATCAAGTTCTCAATGATACAGATAGATTGCACCCACACGAAGGGAGGTCTTTGTCTTGATTCTGTACTAATAATTCCAACGGAGTTAGCCAGGAGGAAGGTCTGTTAG